Proteins encoded by one window of Chaetodon trifascialis isolate fChaTrf1 chromosome 15, fChaTrf1.hap1, whole genome shotgun sequence:
- the ubfd1 gene encoding ubiquitin domain-containing protein UBFD1 isoform X1, which translates to MATQDGSEEVIMETEAKPKEAEPLGENAEKEDAETHTDAGNATTQDSSISNGDDADDKQEMVDLKIIWNKNKYDLKIPVDHTGAKLKESIHSLTGLPPAMQKVMYKGLLPEDKTLREIKVTNGAKIMVVGSTINDVLAVNTPKEVIQQEVKAEENKKEPLCRQKQHRKVLDKGKPDDIMPAIKGTKERLPTVPLSGMFNKSGGKVRLTFKLEQDQLWIGTKERTEKVPMGSIKNVVSEPIEGHEDYHMMAFQLGPTEASQYWVYWVPAQFVDAIKDTVLGKWQYF; encoded by the exons GAAGTGAAGAAGTCATAATGGAAACTGAGGCGAAGCCAAAAGAAGCTGAACCACTAggtgaaaatgctgaaaaagaggACGCAGAAACTCACACAGATGCAGGAAACGCCACAACTCAGGACTCTAGTATTAGCAATGGGGACGACGCAGACGACAAGCAGGAGATGGTGGACTTGAAGATTATCTGGAACAAGAATAAATATGATCTGAAAATTCCCGTTGATCACACCGGAGCCAAACTAAAAGAGAGCATTCATTCTCTCACAG GTCTTCCACCGGCAATGCAGAAAGTGATGTACAAAGGCTTGCTTCCAGAGGACAAGACGCTACGTGAAATAAAGGTTACAAATGGTGCAAAAATAATGGTGGTAGGATCTACAATCAATGATGTATTAGCTGTGAATACACCCAAAGAGGTCATTCAGCAGGAAGttaaagcagaagaaaacaagaaggAGCCTTTATGCAGGCAAAAG CAACACAGGAAAGTCTTGGACAAAGGTAAACCAGATGACATAATGCCGGCTATTAAAGGAACAAAG GAACGATTACCAACAGTGCCTTTATCCGGAATGTTTAACAAGTCCGGAGGAAAAGTTAGACTCACATTCAAACTGGAGCAAGATCAGTTGTGGATCGGAACAAAGG agagaaCGGAGAAAGTCCCAATGGGCTCCATTAAAAACGTAGTGTCTGAACCCATCGAAGGCCACGAGGACTATCACATGATG GCTTTTCAGTTGGGTCCAACAGAAGCTTCTCAGTATTGGGTCTACTGGGTGCCTGCACAGTTTGTCGATGCAATCAAAGACACAGTCCTTGGAAAATGGCAGTATTTCTAA
- the ubfd1 gene encoding ubiquitin domain-containing protein UBFD1 isoform X2: METEAKPKEAEPLGENAEKEDAETHTDAGNATTQDSSISNGDDADDKQEMVDLKIIWNKNKYDLKIPVDHTGAKLKESIHSLTGLPPAMQKVMYKGLLPEDKTLREIKVTNGAKIMVVGSTINDVLAVNTPKEVIQQEVKAEENKKEPLCRQKQHRKVLDKGKPDDIMPAIKGTKERLPTVPLSGMFNKSGGKVRLTFKLEQDQLWIGTKERTEKVPMGSIKNVVSEPIEGHEDYHMMAFQLGPTEASQYWVYWVPAQFVDAIKDTVLGKWQYF; encoded by the exons ATGGAAACTGAGGCGAAGCCAAAAGAAGCTGAACCACTAggtgaaaatgctgaaaaagaggACGCAGAAACTCACACAGATGCAGGAAACGCCACAACTCAGGACTCTAGTATTAGCAATGGGGACGACGCAGACGACAAGCAGGAGATGGTGGACTTGAAGATTATCTGGAACAAGAATAAATATGATCTGAAAATTCCCGTTGATCACACCGGAGCCAAACTAAAAGAGAGCATTCATTCTCTCACAG GTCTTCCACCGGCAATGCAGAAAGTGATGTACAAAGGCTTGCTTCCAGAGGACAAGACGCTACGTGAAATAAAGGTTACAAATGGTGCAAAAATAATGGTGGTAGGATCTACAATCAATGATGTATTAGCTGTGAATACACCCAAAGAGGTCATTCAGCAGGAAGttaaagcagaagaaaacaagaaggAGCCTTTATGCAGGCAAAAG CAACACAGGAAAGTCTTGGACAAAGGTAAACCAGATGACATAATGCCGGCTATTAAAGGAACAAAG GAACGATTACCAACAGTGCCTTTATCCGGAATGTTTAACAAGTCCGGAGGAAAAGTTAGACTCACATTCAAACTGGAGCAAGATCAGTTGTGGATCGGAACAAAGG agagaaCGGAGAAAGTCCCAATGGGCTCCATTAAAAACGTAGTGTCTGAACCCATCGAAGGCCACGAGGACTATCACATGATG GCTTTTCAGTTGGGTCCAACAGAAGCTTCTCAGTATTGGGTCTACTGGGTGCCTGCACAGTTTGTCGATGCAATCAAAGACACAGTCCTTGGAAAATGGCAGTATTTCTAA
- the rmi2 gene encoding recQ-mediated genome instability protein 2: MNQTEKTAGEKKRPPPVKVLSAQLRAAGKRATADSGDAYVIKPGGGRSLLVSLVWMQGTVLDVQLDRNTVLLMDETGTFAVQGVNNIPKGKPCLSQGKYVMVMGVIQAVSPEPVIRAVKMADLSELAALHRRMWRLEVEDLQQVLA; encoded by the exons ATGaaccaaacagagaaaacagccgGAGAGAAGAAACGTCCGCCTCCCGTCAAAGTGCTGTCCGCTCAGCTGAGGGCGGCGGGGAAGCGGGCGACGGCCGACAGCGGGGACGCGTATGTGATCAAACCGGGCGGGGGTCGCTCCCTGCTGGTCTCACTGGTGTGGATGCAGGGAACTGTGCTGGACGTCCAGCTGGACAGAAACACCGTGCTGCTGATGGATGAGACAGGGACCTTTGCTGTTCAAGGCGTCAACAACATCCCCAAAGGGAAACCATGTTTGTCCCAAG GCAAATATGTCATGGTGATGGGTGTCATCCAGGCCGTCTCCCCGGAGCCAGTCATCCGTGCAGTGAAGATGGCAGACCTCTCCGAGCTCGCCGCGCTCCACAGACGGATGTggaggctggaggtggaggaccTGCAGCAGGTGCTGGCCTGA
- the zc3h7a gene encoding zinc finger CCCH domain-containing protein 7A isoform X1, which yields MSGPCQDRRSRWQEIQKGLQFIQSTLPFPGSQDQYEVFIKDLVWNLFGEGNDVFKEGEWTKSIEMYTEALSIADYADSEEICVPTGLLEKLYANRAAAYLNIVPGLYDQALEDCEKALQLNEGNHKALYRKAKSLKEMGRHQEAYEAVAKCSLAVPQDSSVTQLTQDLAKILGLKIRKAYVRSKPALNVLRGSSYQDASCDKFSHGSSSVEDIEIEVPQLTQDGGVVAPVAAPIQVPAAAHPPLNDAAMDELPPNNSISSVTPSEPPGFESVPLPVSVPTSVALPVPTFVNGCRTSKPCPMLQPSQDFDADIIGDDLDDLLDQAGPESAMVIPTVKGPLPLPTSIASGSSMSSPFLMPSHINPFLHSSAQQCTVTLPPLYHKSGSSAYFGMDTFDTLPPPLDSLDSLTITDFKTEYAPSPFIPQLNNNETPMGMAVGMPEVKGLPAAVDLAKNPLAETHEFKQACSICYVKTGPGVLDYTLHTEEHKCKKDALLGRIKHSADKTWKLIRPRPTKTQYVGPYYICKEVAVGKECLYPGHCTFAYCQEEIDVWTLERKGFISRELLFDPYGPNSNVRLTVPKILQEHHGIFMFLCGVCFDHKPRIISKTNKDEPSLCSHPVTKHDFEDHKCLVHILKENTVRYSKIRPLSPQCQLDLCRHEVRYGCVREDDCFYAHSLIELKVWMMQHELGITHESIVQEAKKFWSATSSLQGAQQLSSAQRRFGPPNLKMMFVCGQCWRNGQLSEADRNKKYCSAKARHTWAKDRRVVLVSSHERKKWTTVRPLPTKKPIPSQFEICMHVTAGKKCQYIGNCTFAHSVEERDLWTYMKENNIPDMDQLYEQWLLSQKPGWGEETSNNSVRENGKQIHMPTDYAEEVAGNHCWLCGKNCNSEKQWQQHITSEKHKDRVFNSEDDQNCWQYRFPTGTFKVCERFLKGTCTEDDLCKLAHGEQELKEWMERREFLLMKLAKARKDHLIAPNDNDFGKYSFLLKDII from the exons atgtccgGACCGTGTCAGGACAGAAGGAGTCGCTGGCAGGAGATTCAGAAGGGCCTACAGTTCATCCA ATCAACCCTCCCATTTCCTGGGAGTCAAGACCAGTATGAG GTGTTCATTAAGGATCTCGTGTGGAATCTTTTTGGAGAAGGAAATGACGTGTTTAAAGAAGGAGAATGGACGAAATCCATCGAGATGTACACCGAAGCCTTGAGTATAGCAGATTATGCCGACTCCGAAGAAATCTGCGTTCCAACAGGTCTGCTGGAAAAGCTGTATGCAAATCGAGCCGCTGCGTACTTAAATATTGTTCCG GGACTGTATGACCAAGCATTAGAAGACTGTGAAAAGGCTCTCCAGTTGAACGAGGGGAACCACAAAGCTCTGTACAGAAAAGCGAAATCCTTGAAGGAGATGGGGAGACATCAAGAGGCCTATGAGGCTGTTGCCAAATGCTCTCTTGCAGTGCCTCAG GATTCCAGTGTCACGCAGCTGACTCAGGACCTTGCCAAAATTCTGGGATTGAAAATCCGTAAAGCTTATGTAAGGAGTAAG CCTGCCTTGAATGTTTTGCGAGGATCAAGTTATCAAGATGCATCATGTGACAAG ttttcccaCGGCTCGTCTTCAGTTGAAGATATAGAAATTG AAGTGCCTCAGCTGACCCAGGACGGCGGCGTTGTCGCTCCGGTCGCGGCTCCGATCCAAGTCCCGGCAGCAGCTCACCCGCCTCTAAATGACGCGGCGATGGACGAGCTTCCGCCCAACAACAGCATCTCATCTGTGACCCCGTCTGAGCCCCCGGGCTTCGAGTCCGTTCCCCTGCCCGTGTCCGTGCCCACGTCCGTCGCTCTTCCTGTTCCCACATTTGTTAACGGGTGCAGAACCAGTAAGCCTTGCCCGATGCTTCAACCCAGCCAAGACTTTGACGCGGACATCATTGGGGACGACCTAGATGATCTACTGGACCAAGCTGGCCCCGAATCAGCCATG GTTATACCCACAGTGAAGgggcctcttcctttgccaaccaGTATTGCCTCGGGCAGCTCCATGTCGAGTCCATTCCTGATGCCTTCTCACATCAACCCATTTCTCCACAGCAGTGCCCAGCAGTGCACCGTAACTCTGCCCCCGCTTTATCACAAGTCAGGGTCTAGTGCGTATTTTGGTATGGACACTTTTGATACCCTCCCCCCTCCGCTCGACTCCCTGGATAGTCTCACCATAACAGACTTTAAAACAG AGTATGCTCCAAGTCCGTTCATTCCACAG CTCAACAATAATGAAACCCCGATGGGAATGGCTGTGGGTATGCCTGAAGTGAAGGGTCTTCCCGCTGCTGTGGATTTAGCAAAGAACCCCTTAGCTGAAACACATGAATTCAAACAAGCGTGCTCCATTTGCTACGTGAAAACTG GGCCCGGTGTGCTGGATTACACACTCCATACAGAGGAGCATAAATGCAAAAAGGACGCTTTGCTGGGCCGAATCAAACATTCGGCAGACAAAACGTGGAAGCTCATTCGTCCCAGACCGACAAAAACCCAATATGTTGGACCTTATTACATTTGCAAAG AGGTGGCTGTTGGGAAAGAGTGCCTGTACCCTGGCCACTGCACGTTTGCATACTGCCAGGAAGAGATTGATGTCTGGACTCTAGAGCGAAAAGGGTTTATCTCCAGAGAGCTCCTCTTCGATCCTTACGGGCCCAACTCCAATGTCAGGTTGACTGTCCCCAAGATCCTGCAGGAGCATCATGGGatattcatgtttctgtgtggg GTGTGCTTTGACCACAAGCCCAGAATAATCAGCAAAACCAACAAAGATGAGCCTTCGCTTTGCTCTCACCCGGTGACAAAGCACGACTTTGAGGATCATAA GTGCCTGGTCCACATTTTGAAGGAGAATACAGTCCGTTATTCCAAAATCAGACCCTTGAGTCCTCAGTGCCAGTTGGACCTCTGTCGCCATGAAGTCCGCTACGGCTGCGTGAGGGAGGACGACTGCTTCTACGCACACAGCCTCATCGAGCTGAAGGTCTGGATGATGCAGCACGAGCTCG GTATCACGCATGAAAGTATTGTCCAAGAGGCGAAGAAGTTTTGGAGCGCAACGTCGTCGTTGCAGGGAGCCCAG CAGCTTTCCAGTGCACAGAGGAGGTTCGGGCCTCCGAATCTGAAGATGATGTTTGTCTGTGGCCAGTGCTGGAGGAACGGCCAACTCAGTGAAGCCGACAGAAACAAGAAGTATTGCTCAGCCAAGGCGCGACACAC GTGGGCAAAAGACAGACGGGTGGTGCTTGTAAGTTCCCATGAAAGGAAAAAGTGGACAACGGTCAGACCGCTTCCAACCAAAAAACCTATCCCGTCTCAATTCGAG aTTTGCATGCATGTGACAGCTGGCAAGAAGTGTCAGTACATTGGGAACTGCACGTTTGCTCACAGTGTGGAAGAAAGAGACCTTTGGACCTACATGAAGGAAAACAACA TTCCAGATATGGATCAGCTTTATGAGCAGTGGCTGCTGTCTCAGAAGCCCGGCTGGGGCGAAGAGACCTCCAATAACTCGGTGAGGGAGAATGGCAAACAGATCCATATGCCGACAGACTACGCAGAGGAAGTG gCTGGCAATCACTGTTGGCTGTGTGGTAAAAACTGCAACAGTGAgaagcagtggcagcagcacatcacttcagaaaaacacaaagacagagttTTCAACTCTGAGGACGATCAGAACTGCTGGCAGTATCGATTTCCCACGGGCACTTTCAAAGTTTGTGAGAG GTTCCTCAAAGGCACGTGCACAGAGGACGACTTGTGTAAGCTGGCGCACGGGGAGCAGGAGCTAAAAGAGTGGATGGAGCGCAGGGAATTCCTTTTGATGAAACTCGCCAAAGCCAGAAAAGACCATCTTATAGCACCAAATGACAATGACTTtggaaaatacagttttctgcTTAAAGACATTATATAA
- the zc3h7a gene encoding zinc finger CCCH domain-containing protein 7A isoform X2 — translation MSGPCQDRRSRWQEIQKGLQFIQSTLPFPGSQDQYEVFIKDLVWNLFGEGNDVFKEGEWTKSIEMYTEALSIADYADSEEICVPTGLLEKLYANRAAAYLNIVPGLYDQALEDCEKALQLNEGNHKALYRKAKSLKEMGRHQEAYEAVAKCSLAVPQDSSVTQLTQDLAKILGLKIRKAYVRSKPALNVLRGSSYQDASCDKFSHGSSSVEDIEIEVPQLTQDGGVVAPVAAPIQVPAAAHPPLNDAAMDELPPNNSISSVTPSEPPGFESVPLPVSVPTSVALPVPTFVNGCRTSKPCPMLQPSQDFDADIIGDDLDDLLDQAGPESAMVIPTVKGPLPLPTSIASGSSMSSPFLMPSHINPFLHSSAQQCTVTLPPLYHKSGSSAYFGMDTFDTLPPPLDSLDSLTITDFKTEYAPSPFIPQLNNNETPMGMAVGMPEVKGLPAAVDLAKNPLAETHEFKQACSICYVKTGPGVLDYTLHTEEHKCKKDALLGRIKHSADKTWKLIRPRPTKTQYVGPYYICKEVAVGKECLYPGHCTFAYCQEEIDVWTLERKGFISRELLFDPYGPNSNVRLTVPKILQEHHGIFMFLCGVCFDHKPRIISKTNKDEPSLCSHPVTKHDFEDHKCLVHILKENTVRYSKIRPLSPQCQLDLCRHEVRYGCVREDDCFYAHSLIELKVWMMQHELGITHESIVQEAKKFWSATSSLQGAQLSSAQRRFGPPNLKMMFVCGQCWRNGQLSEADRNKKYCSAKARHTWAKDRRVVLVSSHERKKWTTVRPLPTKKPIPSQFEICMHVTAGKKCQYIGNCTFAHSVEERDLWTYMKENNIPDMDQLYEQWLLSQKPGWGEETSNNSVRENGKQIHMPTDYAEEVAGNHCWLCGKNCNSEKQWQQHITSEKHKDRVFNSEDDQNCWQYRFPTGTFKVCERFLKGTCTEDDLCKLAHGEQELKEWMERREFLLMKLAKARKDHLIAPNDNDFGKYSFLLKDII, via the exons atgtccgGACCGTGTCAGGACAGAAGGAGTCGCTGGCAGGAGATTCAGAAGGGCCTACAGTTCATCCA ATCAACCCTCCCATTTCCTGGGAGTCAAGACCAGTATGAG GTGTTCATTAAGGATCTCGTGTGGAATCTTTTTGGAGAAGGAAATGACGTGTTTAAAGAAGGAGAATGGACGAAATCCATCGAGATGTACACCGAAGCCTTGAGTATAGCAGATTATGCCGACTCCGAAGAAATCTGCGTTCCAACAGGTCTGCTGGAAAAGCTGTATGCAAATCGAGCCGCTGCGTACTTAAATATTGTTCCG GGACTGTATGACCAAGCATTAGAAGACTGTGAAAAGGCTCTCCAGTTGAACGAGGGGAACCACAAAGCTCTGTACAGAAAAGCGAAATCCTTGAAGGAGATGGGGAGACATCAAGAGGCCTATGAGGCTGTTGCCAAATGCTCTCTTGCAGTGCCTCAG GATTCCAGTGTCACGCAGCTGACTCAGGACCTTGCCAAAATTCTGGGATTGAAAATCCGTAAAGCTTATGTAAGGAGTAAG CCTGCCTTGAATGTTTTGCGAGGATCAAGTTATCAAGATGCATCATGTGACAAG ttttcccaCGGCTCGTCTTCAGTTGAAGATATAGAAATTG AAGTGCCTCAGCTGACCCAGGACGGCGGCGTTGTCGCTCCGGTCGCGGCTCCGATCCAAGTCCCGGCAGCAGCTCACCCGCCTCTAAATGACGCGGCGATGGACGAGCTTCCGCCCAACAACAGCATCTCATCTGTGACCCCGTCTGAGCCCCCGGGCTTCGAGTCCGTTCCCCTGCCCGTGTCCGTGCCCACGTCCGTCGCTCTTCCTGTTCCCACATTTGTTAACGGGTGCAGAACCAGTAAGCCTTGCCCGATGCTTCAACCCAGCCAAGACTTTGACGCGGACATCATTGGGGACGACCTAGATGATCTACTGGACCAAGCTGGCCCCGAATCAGCCATG GTTATACCCACAGTGAAGgggcctcttcctttgccaaccaGTATTGCCTCGGGCAGCTCCATGTCGAGTCCATTCCTGATGCCTTCTCACATCAACCCATTTCTCCACAGCAGTGCCCAGCAGTGCACCGTAACTCTGCCCCCGCTTTATCACAAGTCAGGGTCTAGTGCGTATTTTGGTATGGACACTTTTGATACCCTCCCCCCTCCGCTCGACTCCCTGGATAGTCTCACCATAACAGACTTTAAAACAG AGTATGCTCCAAGTCCGTTCATTCCACAG CTCAACAATAATGAAACCCCGATGGGAATGGCTGTGGGTATGCCTGAAGTGAAGGGTCTTCCCGCTGCTGTGGATTTAGCAAAGAACCCCTTAGCTGAAACACATGAATTCAAACAAGCGTGCTCCATTTGCTACGTGAAAACTG GGCCCGGTGTGCTGGATTACACACTCCATACAGAGGAGCATAAATGCAAAAAGGACGCTTTGCTGGGCCGAATCAAACATTCGGCAGACAAAACGTGGAAGCTCATTCGTCCCAGACCGACAAAAACCCAATATGTTGGACCTTATTACATTTGCAAAG AGGTGGCTGTTGGGAAAGAGTGCCTGTACCCTGGCCACTGCACGTTTGCATACTGCCAGGAAGAGATTGATGTCTGGACTCTAGAGCGAAAAGGGTTTATCTCCAGAGAGCTCCTCTTCGATCCTTACGGGCCCAACTCCAATGTCAGGTTGACTGTCCCCAAGATCCTGCAGGAGCATCATGGGatattcatgtttctgtgtggg GTGTGCTTTGACCACAAGCCCAGAATAATCAGCAAAACCAACAAAGATGAGCCTTCGCTTTGCTCTCACCCGGTGACAAAGCACGACTTTGAGGATCATAA GTGCCTGGTCCACATTTTGAAGGAGAATACAGTCCGTTATTCCAAAATCAGACCCTTGAGTCCTCAGTGCCAGTTGGACCTCTGTCGCCATGAAGTCCGCTACGGCTGCGTGAGGGAGGACGACTGCTTCTACGCACACAGCCTCATCGAGCTGAAGGTCTGGATGATGCAGCACGAGCTCG GTATCACGCATGAAAGTATTGTCCAAGAGGCGAAGAAGTTTTGGAGCGCAACGTCGTCGTTGCAGGGAGCCCAG CTTTCCAGTGCACAGAGGAGGTTCGGGCCTCCGAATCTGAAGATGATGTTTGTCTGTGGCCAGTGCTGGAGGAACGGCCAACTCAGTGAAGCCGACAGAAACAAGAAGTATTGCTCAGCCAAGGCGCGACACAC GTGGGCAAAAGACAGACGGGTGGTGCTTGTAAGTTCCCATGAAAGGAAAAAGTGGACAACGGTCAGACCGCTTCCAACCAAAAAACCTATCCCGTCTCAATTCGAG aTTTGCATGCATGTGACAGCTGGCAAGAAGTGTCAGTACATTGGGAACTGCACGTTTGCTCACAGTGTGGAAGAAAGAGACCTTTGGACCTACATGAAGGAAAACAACA TTCCAGATATGGATCAGCTTTATGAGCAGTGGCTGCTGTCTCAGAAGCCCGGCTGGGGCGAAGAGACCTCCAATAACTCGGTGAGGGAGAATGGCAAACAGATCCATATGCCGACAGACTACGCAGAGGAAGTG gCTGGCAATCACTGTTGGCTGTGTGGTAAAAACTGCAACAGTGAgaagcagtggcagcagcacatcacttcagaaaaacacaaagacagagttTTCAACTCTGAGGACGATCAGAACTGCTGGCAGTATCGATTTCCCACGGGCACTTTCAAAGTTTGTGAGAG GTTCCTCAAAGGCACGTGCACAGAGGACGACTTGTGTAAGCTGGCGCACGGGGAGCAGGAGCTAAAAGAGTGGATGGAGCGCAGGGAATTCCTTTTGATGAAACTCGCCAAAGCCAGAAAAGACCATCTTATAGCACCAAATGACAATGACTTtggaaaatacagttttctgcTTAAAGACATTATATAA
- the pla2g10 gene encoding group 10 secretory phospholipase A2, whose translation MTAFYRILLLLSVAVASAATRRSQRTKRGLLELAGAIKCSTGRSALAYMMYGCYCGLGGQGWPRDRADWCCHRHDCCYGDAERLGCNTKTDRYQWTCEDKTAECDDLEDKCEKLLCKCDRSAAKCLRRAPFIRKYALWPDFLCGYEHPMCNIY comes from the exons ATGACTGCGTTTTACCGGATACTCCTCCTGTTATCTG TGGCTGTGGCCTCTGCGGCGACACGCAGGTCCCAGCGGACAAAAAGAGGTTTACTGGAGTTGGCAGGAGCCATCAAATGCAGCACAGGGAGATCTGCCTTGGCTTACATGATGTATGGATGCTACTGTGGACTGGGGGGTCAAGGCTGGCCCAGGGACAGGGCAGACTG GTGTTGCCACAGACACGACTGCTGTTATGGAGATGCAGAACGTCTCGGCTGCAACACCAAAACAGACCGGTATCAGTGGACGTGTGAGGACAAGACAGCTGAGTGCG ATGATTTGGAGGACAAATGTGAAAAGCTGCTGTGCAAGTGTGACAGAAGTGCAGCAAAATGTTTGAGAAGAGCACCTTTCATCCGGAAATACGCCCTATGGCCTGATTTTCTCTGTGGTTACGAACATCCAATGTGTAATATTTACTGA